A DNA window from Mastacembelus armatus chromosome 11, fMasArm1.2, whole genome shotgun sequence contains the following coding sequences:
- the gmeb1 gene encoding glucocorticoid modulatory element-binding protein 1 isoform X1 produces MATTEEVTVSMGEVVMVKADGEGDPDDPNKTQVILQLQPITTGDDSAETDAAVMAVEAHPEQTEGDDVEIGCPITCGDSKAVLLVKKFVCPGINVKCVKYEDQLISPKQFVHISGKATLKDWKRAIRMGGVMLRKMMDSGQLDFYQHSTLCTNTCRSTKFDLLINNTRFPPDGSGLSTPASSQAQVVLGNGGAVVEDRAEVQSRKVDWSSTSQESADKKESHEISEDTLNFWKGIADVGLLGEVVTNISTELLEMLNGMQQRRELAALQDTDSCLVEVAVLSNLAQVFGLLDSVKKVLEKRRQQTDPSQEQILNTLTNLEVQLEEQRKQQQVRALLSCPQPAKNKTPTKRQTKRPRLQRPASTTTLLTSPINQQAALQPQQFTVLSPISMSSVSQPFTVAGLPIASLAQSSNTVTLLPAGSQFFTRYMVTGDGKADTITLHPSSGLTLVGTTTMQDSSQLGTVVSPVELMHLSQQGSGAEVVPIESQVVDGTMLVQQEVMQGEVEAGQEHTVIEINPAPVEQAVGVMELQLAGESAREGAAMVVQSGMEVTMAAEGEETQCQMQEGQSEGVQGLQLDAGGQLSGVQIVVIEENTQEENKVK; encoded by the exons ATGGCAACCACAGAGGAGGTGACGGTGTCCATGGGAGAGGTGGTAATGGTGAAGGCCGATGGTGAGGGTGACCCTGATGACCCTAATAAGACACAGGTCATCCTCCAGCTCCAACCAATCACCACTGG AGATGATTCTGCTGAAACAGATGCAGCTGTCATGGCTGTTGAAGCACATCCAG AACAAACTGAGGGAGACGACGTTGAAATCGGCTGTCCCATTACCTGCGGCGACAGTAAAGCTGTGCTGCTAGTGAAAAAGTTTGTGTGCCCAGGAATcaatgtaaaatgtgtgaag TATGAAGACCAGCTGATCAGCCCCAAGCAGTTTGTGCACATTTCTGGAAAAGCCACTCTGAAAGACTGGAAAAGAGCAATCAGGATGGGTGGAGTCATGCTAAG AAAAATGATGGATTCAGGTCAGCTTGACTTCTACCAGCACAGTACACTGTGTACCAACACATGTCGCAGCACTAAGTTTGACCTTTTAATCAACAACACACGCTTCCCTCCTGATGGGAGTGGACTTAGCACACCTGCGTCCTCTCAAG CTCAGGTGGTTCTGGGGAATGGTggggcagtggtcgaggacagAGCAGAAGTTCAGAGCAGGAAAGTGGACTGGAGCTCAACCTCACAGGAGTCTGCAGACAAGAAGGAATCCCATGAAATCTCAG AAGACACACTGAACTTCTGGAAGGGCATTGCTGATGTGGGTTTGCTTGGTGAAGTGGTGACCAACATCAGTACTGAACTCCTGGAGATGCTGAATGGCATGCAGCAACGAAGGGAGCTGGCTGCCTTACAGGACACAG ATTCCTGTCTGGTAGAGGTGGCGGTGCTCAGTAACCTTGCCCAAGTGTTTGGCCTGCTCGACTCAGTCAAGAAGGTCCTGGAAAAGAGAAGGCAGCAGACTGATCCCAGCCAGGAGCAGATCCTCAACACACTCACCA ACCTGGAAGTGCAGTTGGAAGAAcagagaaagcagcagcaggtgcgGGCTCTTCTCTCCTGCCCACAGCCCGCCAAAAACAAAACTCCCACTAAGCGCCAGACCAAGCGACCTCGTCTTCAGAGGCCTGCCTCTACCACCACCCTCCTGACCTCGCCGATCAACCAGCAGGCCGCCCTGCAGCCCCAGCAGTTCACTGTTCTTTCACCCATCTCGATGTCCTCTGTGAGCCAGCCGTTCACCGTGGCAGGCCTTCCAATTGCCTCCCTTGCTCAATCCTCCAACACAGTAACCTTGCTCCCCGCTGGCTCACAGTTTTTCACTCGGTACATGGTAACCGGAGATGGAAAGGCAGACACCATCACCTTGCACCCATCCTCAGGCCTCACACTGGTAGGCACTACCACCATGCAGGACTCCAGCCAGCTGGGCACGGTGGTGAGCCCCGTAGAGTTGATGCACCTGAGTCAGCAGGGCAGTGGTGCTGAGGTGGTGCCCATAGAAAGCCAGGTGGTGGATGGCACCATGCTGGTTCAGCAGGAGGTGATGCAGGGTGAGGTAGAAGCCGGTCAGGAACACACTGTCATCGAGATCAACCCGGCCCCGGTTGAACAGGCGGTGGGGGtgatggagctgcagctggCTGGGGAATCAGCCAGAGAAGGGGCCGCTATGGTGGTCCAGAGTGGAATGGAGGTGACGATGGCTGCGGAGGGGGAGGAGACTCAGTGCCAAATGCAGGAGGGACAAAGTGAAGGAGTTCAGGGGCTGCAGCTGGATGCTGGCGGACAGTTGTCAGGTGTACAGATAGTAGTGATAGAAGAAAATACTCAGGAAGAAAACAAGGTCAAATGA
- the gmeb1 gene encoding glucocorticoid modulatory element-binding protein 1 isoform X2 has product MATTEEVTVSMGEVVMVKADGEGDPDDPNKTQVILQLQPITTGDDSAETDAAVMAVEAHPEQTEGDDVEIGCPITCGDSKAVLLVKKFVCPGINVKCVKYEDQLISPKQFVHISGKATLKDWKRAIRMGGVMLRKMMDSGQLDFYQHSTLCTNTCRSTKFDLLINNTRFPPDGSGLSTPASSQAQVVLGNGGAVVEDRAEVQSRKVDWSSTSQESADKKESHEISEDTLNFWKGIADVGLLGEVVTNISTELLEMLNGMQQRRELAALQDTEVAVLSNLAQVFGLLDSVKKVLEKRRQQTDPSQEQILNTLTNLEVQLEEQRKQQQVRALLSCPQPAKNKTPTKRQTKRPRLQRPASTTTLLTSPINQQAALQPQQFTVLSPISMSSVSQPFTVAGLPIASLAQSSNTVTLLPAGSQFFTRYMVTGDGKADTITLHPSSGLTLVGTTTMQDSSQLGTVVSPVELMHLSQQGSGAEVVPIESQVVDGTMLVQQEVMQGEVEAGQEHTVIEINPAPVEQAVGVMELQLAGESAREGAAMVVQSGMEVTMAAEGEETQCQMQEGQSEGVQGLQLDAGGQLSGVQIVVIEENTQEENKVK; this is encoded by the exons ATGGCAACCACAGAGGAGGTGACGGTGTCCATGGGAGAGGTGGTAATGGTGAAGGCCGATGGTGAGGGTGACCCTGATGACCCTAATAAGACACAGGTCATCCTCCAGCTCCAACCAATCACCACTGG AGATGATTCTGCTGAAACAGATGCAGCTGTCATGGCTGTTGAAGCACATCCAG AACAAACTGAGGGAGACGACGTTGAAATCGGCTGTCCCATTACCTGCGGCGACAGTAAAGCTGTGCTGCTAGTGAAAAAGTTTGTGTGCCCAGGAATcaatgtaaaatgtgtgaag TATGAAGACCAGCTGATCAGCCCCAAGCAGTTTGTGCACATTTCTGGAAAAGCCACTCTGAAAGACTGGAAAAGAGCAATCAGGATGGGTGGAGTCATGCTAAG AAAAATGATGGATTCAGGTCAGCTTGACTTCTACCAGCACAGTACACTGTGTACCAACACATGTCGCAGCACTAAGTTTGACCTTTTAATCAACAACACACGCTTCCCTCCTGATGGGAGTGGACTTAGCACACCTGCGTCCTCTCAAG CTCAGGTGGTTCTGGGGAATGGTggggcagtggtcgaggacagAGCAGAAGTTCAGAGCAGGAAAGTGGACTGGAGCTCAACCTCACAGGAGTCTGCAGACAAGAAGGAATCCCATGAAATCTCAG AAGACACACTGAACTTCTGGAAGGGCATTGCTGATGTGGGTTTGCTTGGTGAAGTGGTGACCAACATCAGTACTGAACTCCTGGAGATGCTGAATGGCATGCAGCAACGAAGGGAGCTGGCTGCCTTACAGGACACAG AGGTGGCGGTGCTCAGTAACCTTGCCCAAGTGTTTGGCCTGCTCGACTCAGTCAAGAAGGTCCTGGAAAAGAGAAGGCAGCAGACTGATCCCAGCCAGGAGCAGATCCTCAACACACTCACCA ACCTGGAAGTGCAGTTGGAAGAAcagagaaagcagcagcaggtgcgGGCTCTTCTCTCCTGCCCACAGCCCGCCAAAAACAAAACTCCCACTAAGCGCCAGACCAAGCGACCTCGTCTTCAGAGGCCTGCCTCTACCACCACCCTCCTGACCTCGCCGATCAACCAGCAGGCCGCCCTGCAGCCCCAGCAGTTCACTGTTCTTTCACCCATCTCGATGTCCTCTGTGAGCCAGCCGTTCACCGTGGCAGGCCTTCCAATTGCCTCCCTTGCTCAATCCTCCAACACAGTAACCTTGCTCCCCGCTGGCTCACAGTTTTTCACTCGGTACATGGTAACCGGAGATGGAAAGGCAGACACCATCACCTTGCACCCATCCTCAGGCCTCACACTGGTAGGCACTACCACCATGCAGGACTCCAGCCAGCTGGGCACGGTGGTGAGCCCCGTAGAGTTGATGCACCTGAGTCAGCAGGGCAGTGGTGCTGAGGTGGTGCCCATAGAAAGCCAGGTGGTGGATGGCACCATGCTGGTTCAGCAGGAGGTGATGCAGGGTGAGGTAGAAGCCGGTCAGGAACACACTGTCATCGAGATCAACCCGGCCCCGGTTGAACAGGCGGTGGGGGtgatggagctgcagctggCTGGGGAATCAGCCAGAGAAGGGGCCGCTATGGTGGTCCAGAGTGGAATGGAGGTGACGATGGCTGCGGAGGGGGAGGAGACTCAGTGCCAAATGCAGGAGGGACAAAGTGAAGGAGTTCAGGGGCTGCAGCTGGATGCTGGCGGACAGTTGTCAGGTGTACAGATAGTAGTGATAGAAGAAAATACTCAGGAAGAAAACAAGGTCAAATGA